The proteins below come from a single Pichia kudriavzevii chromosome 2, complete sequence genomic window:
- a CDS encoding uncharacterized protein (PKUD0B09040) produces MTTRTVNHFKTLREILDYNDRLTHNLYTDEETLATHAPHYRIKEATLFSVINWNEIMTNRKLIVILITMILATLGQLAFSYVAIGLVNVQQDISLFYVSQGLNLLFSYVLPMTMLTEIDVVRENPLEKLSTEIQIYRRLRVTAVIQFLCTVISGITLNVMITGGPYTRERFGIGDGPTVTEDVTGFVRLIQFISFQISLVVLILTFVNLYMTDRKIRCCFNRVERMQNTSDMEVMFNDTILQRRYNPEYF; encoded by the coding sequence ATGACAACTAGAACAGTTAATCACTTCAAGACTTTGAGGGAAATCTTAGATTATAACGATAGACTAACGCACAACCTGTATACCGATGAAGAAACCTTGGCAACCCATGCACCCCACTATAGAATTAAGGAAGCAACCCTCTTTTCGGTGATTAACTGGAATGAGATCATGACCAATAGGAAGTTAATTGTTATTCTGATAACAATGATTTTGGCAACATTGGGCCAGCTAGCCTTCAGCTATGTCGCAATTGGTTTGGTCAATGTGCAACAGGATATCTCCCTTTTTTACGTATCCCAAGGTTTGAACCTACTTTTTTCTTATGTATTGCCTATGACAATGCTTACCGAAATTGATGTCGTTAGGGAAAATCCCCTTGAAAAGCTATCAAcagaaattcaaatatataGACGTTTGAGAGTAACTGCTGtaattcaatttttgtGTACAGTCATATCGGGTATCACCTTGAACGTAATGATTACCGGTGGCCCATACACGAGAGAACGATTTGGGATAGGTGATGGTCCAACAGTTACTGAAGATGTCACTGGTTTTGTACGTTTGATTCAATTCATCTCGTTTCAGATCTCGTTGGTTGTTCTGATCTTAACATTTGTCAATTTATACATGACAGATCGCAAAATCAGATGCTGTTTTAATCGAGTTGAGAGGATGCAGAACACATCTGATATGGAAGTAATGTTTAATGATACTATACTCCAGCGTAGGTATAATCCGGAGTACTTCTAA
- a CDS encoding uncharacterized protein (PKUD0B09050; similar to Saccharomyces cerevisiae YHR100C (GEP4); ancestral locus Anc_5.403): protein MPAFNLSATVNIVRLLFDPQLCRPTVVIPTFNQLPTSIIPNRDIRAVVLDKDNCFAQNHDDKVWPEYTARWEQLKSAYPGAKLLIVSNSAGTNDDGGHEQAKIIQERTGVTVLRHSTKKPGCHNEIMQYFKDANVCNDPSQVAIVGDRLFTDVIMANMMGAHSVWLSVGVVQSNSLICKIERWWYSTFNRPKRD, encoded by the coding sequence ATGCCAGCATTCAATCTAAGTGCAACGGTAAATATCGTTCGGTTACTCTTTGACCCCCAACTCTGCAGGCCCACTGTAGTCATCCCCACTTTCAACCAACTGCCAACTTCCATTATTCCAAACAGAGACATTCGGGCGGTTGTGCTGGACAAGGATAACTGTTTTGCCCAGAATCACGACGATAAAGTCTGGCCGGAATATACTGCCAGGTGGGAACAACTGAAAAGTGCGTATCCAGGAGCAAAACTGCTGATTGTGAGCAATTCAGCAGGCACCAACGACGATGGAGGCCATGAGCAGGCTAAAATTATACAAGAGAGAACTGGGGTTACAGTACTAAGGCATTCGACGAAAAAGCCTGGCTGTCACAACGAAATCATGCAGTATTTCAAGGACGCAAATGTTTGTAACGATCCCTCACAGGTGGCTATTGTTGGAGACCGACTCTTCACAGATGTGATTATGGCCAACATGATGGGTGCACATAGTGTCTGGCTCAGTGTAGGTGTAGTGCAGTCCAACTCTCTTATCTGTAAAATCGAAAGGTGGTGGTATTCGACTTTTAATAGACCAAAGAGAGACTGA
- a CDS encoding uncharacterized protein (PKUD0B09060; similar to Saccharomyces cerevisiae YDR266C (HEL2); ancestral locus Anc_5.629), translating into MSTATVSERRKYFSTLSSTLNSSSDGSESSSSQDPTPTISAHVEEGEEGETCLICAESIRIASLSPCNHTVCHVCSFRNVALYRKSQCLVCRSEIHNFIFTADLKTEKFEQVKSSQLIPRFKNDHGIRYTSEFAKNETLKLLDFSCPIKSCSLHGKRMSNFKELNNHVKDVHNRQYCELCAKFKKAFISELKLYNKKQLHQHQSKGDSIGFKGHPECKFCSNKRFYSEDELYVHMRDHHERCHICQQIDPNNPQYFRNYEHLAQHFKNAHFTCNVQSCLDSKFVVFRDEFELQTHLAKEHSSLYGNNILFSGSFNSQLFSVPNEKKKITKKENNADSSNDYELKKKRLEERARHYLNYNEEKFQEFLNVNIDYSKEKISAQNVINAYREIFNDSKDVDYDLLIYELSGLYPNKSKLRRDLEIINKPQLENRELEEKFPSLPGSSSVMDRGIWGSEQPKSKSKLKAAPSISSKQLFPSLPGVNHGNIVSSTKKAPKTRGIPVTPPVNGFGVPGYNPIQTGKKNKSVWNAPPLPPVASTFTSSSKSAPVHRSKPIDEQLFPSLPSPPKKKVIPRVNPVTNNGSNIWGSSSPIDNGGNVGSSFNMNELSGSLKAVKKGKKGKVVYKLDL; encoded by the coding sequence ATGTCTACAGCAACTGTCTCtgagagaagaaaatactTTTCAACCTTAAGTTCCACACTAAATTCCAGTAGTGATGGAAGTGAATCATCGAGTAGTCAAGatccaacaccaacaattAGCGCCCacgttgaagaaggagaagaggGAGAAACGTGTCTGATTTGTGCAGAAAGTATCCGGATTGCCTCTTTGTCACCATGTAACCATACAGTTTGTCATGTGTGTTCTTTCAGAAATGTTGCCTTGTATAGGAAGAGCCAGTGTTTAGTCTGTCGTTCAGAGATTCACAACTTTATATTTACCGCAGACTTGAAAACTGAGAAGTTTGAGCAAGTTAAATCCAGTCAGTTAATTCCTAGATTCAAAAACGATCACGGGATTCGTTATACTAGTGAGTTTGCAAAAAATGAAACACTAAAATTGCTTGACTTTTCATGTCCAATTAAATCATGTTCTCTTCACGGTAAAAGAATGAGCAATTTCAAGGAATTGAACAACCACGTGAAGGATGTGCATAATAGACAGTATTGTGAATTGTGTGCTAAGTTCAAGAAGGCTTTTATCAGTGAACTAAAACTATACAACAAGAAACAACtccatcaacatcaaagtAAGGGAGATAGCATTGGATTCAAGGGACATCCAGAATGTAAATTTTGTTCCAACAAGAGATTTTACTCAGAAGATGAACTATATGTACATATGAGAGATCACCACGAAAGATGCCATATTTGCCAACAAATTGATCCAAATAATCCCCAGTATTTCAGAAACTATGAACATTTAGCTCAGCATTTTAAGAATGCGCATTTTACATGTAATGTGCAGTCATGTCTAGACTCTAAATTCGTTGTTTTCAGAGATGAATTTGAACTTCAGACACATCTTGCGAAGGAGCATTCTTCCTTATATGGGAATAATATTCTATTTTCTGGTAGTTTCAATAGTCAGCTATTTTCTGTTCCAAacgaaaagaagaaaattacgaaaaaggaaaataacGCTGATAGCAGTAATGATTatgagttgaagaagaaaaggctAGAAGAGAGAGCCAGACACTATTTGAACTATAACGAGGAGAAATTCCAAGAATTTCTAAATGTAAATATTGACTACAGCAAGGAGAAAATAAGTGCACAAAATGTAATCAATGCCTATAGGGAAATTTTTAACGATAGTAAGGATGTGGATTAtgatttgttgatttaTGAATTAAGTGGGTTATATCCCAACAAATCTAAACTAAGGAGAGATTTGGAGATCATAAATAAACCGCAGCTGGAGAATAGAGAACTAGAAGAGAAATTTCCGTCATTGCCAGGCTCTAGCAGCGTTATGGACAGAGGTATTTGGGGCTCCGAACAACCGAAATCCAAGTCTAAACTTAAAGCTGCCCCAAGCATCAGCTCGAAACAACTGTTTCCAAGTTTACCAGGTGTTAACCATGGTAATATTGTCTCAAGTACGAAGAAGGCACCAAAGACAAGAGGTATACCTGTAACGCCGCCTGTGAACGGATTTGGTGTTCCAGGGTACAACCCTATTCAGACtggcaagaaaaataaaagtgtGTGGAATGCACCACCACTGCCGCCGGTTGCATCTACATTTACATCATCGAGCAAGTCTGCTCCTGTGCATAGAAGTAAACCTATAGATGAACAACTATTTCCTAGTCTGCCCTCACCGCCTAAGAAGAAGGTCATTCCTAGGGTGAATCCAGTTACCAACAATGGGTCAAACATTTGGGGTAGTAGCTCTCCTATAGATAATGGAGGCAATGTAGGAAGCTCATTCAATATGAACGAACTGAGTGGCAGTTTGAAGGCGGTCAAAAAGGGTAAGAAGGGAAAAGTAGTCTATAAGCTAGATTTATAA
- a CDS encoding uncharacterized protein (PKUD0B09070; similar to Saccharomyces cerevisiae YDR352W; ancestral locus Anc_5.408), which yields MRAPPSWDRISEVLSICTFAMLGTLARVSFQDLTGYSDAYINYPRGTSIWINFTACFMIAFFNNVPALWDTILEDSDKKTIKELPLYLGLTSGFCGSFSTFSGAIVEIFFATIGRPAPNNGYRVMDFFAALIISFALPSYGYVLGLHFAKLSNHYILTNSTPMFTYKNSIRLRFLFNVLGFAAFIANIVLSAKLNVNYWYKSSYSLSLLIAIPGALTRYYLSLLNPKFPKFPIGTWLANIVGTLLVSVFELLLGGLNREGKLIISNHVHRFAVNAFILGFTGALSTMSTFIHEVHNLNKPHLQHIYFWGTFAPSLAIIIVIVGSYAWTEGMQI from the coding sequence ATGCGGGCGCCTCCGTCATGGGATAGAATCTCAGAAGTACTCTCTATTTGCACATTTGCCATGTTAGGAACATTGGCTCGAGTATCATTCCAGGATTTAACGGGGTACTCAGATGCCTACATAAACTATCCTCGAGGAACATCCATTTGGATTAACTTCACAGCATGTTTCATGATtgccttcttcaacaacgTCCCTGCCCTGTGGGACACTATTCTGGAGGATTCAGATAAGAAAACCATCAAAGAACTTCCTCTATACCTCGGATTAACTTCAGGGTTTTGTGGCTCCTTCTCAACATTTAGTGGCGCAATAGTGGAGATCTTCTTTGCAACAATTGGCAGACCGGCACCCAACAATGGCTATCGTGTTATGGACTTCTTTGCCGCCTTAATCATCTCTTTTGCACTTCCCTCTTATGGTTACGTGTTGGGTCTACACTTTGCAAAGCTCTCCAACCATTACATTCTCACAAACTCCACTCCCATGTTCACCTACAAAAACTCAATCAGATTGCGTTTCTTATTCAACGTTTTGGGATTCGCAGCCTTCATCGCTAATATAGTCCTATCGGCAAAGTTAAATGTTAATTACTGGTACAAATCATCCTATTCGTTATCATTGCTAATTGCAATACCAGGTGCTCTTACAAGGTATTACTTGTCTTTGCTAAATCCAAAGTTTCCGAAGTTCCCAATAGGTACTTGGTTGGCCAATATCGTTGGAACATTACTGGTATCTGTTTTTGAACTATTATTAGGAGGTCTTAACAGAGAGGGTAAATTGATAATCTCAAATCATGTCCATAGATTCGCCGTTAATGCATTTATTTTGGGCTTTACAGGCGCTCTGTCGACAATGTCAACTTTCATTCATGAAGTGCACAACCTAAATAAACCTCACCTACAACACATATACTTCTGGGGGACTTTTGCACCAAGTCTTGCCATCATAATTGTCATTGTCGGGTCCTATGCATGGACTGAAGGTATGCAAATATAA